From Pseudomonadota bacterium, a single genomic window includes:
- a CDS encoding transposase, translating to MKQQTFAAGEFEQFRKPTRREKFLSEMDAVVPWDQLCELIEPHYPKAGNGRPPIELERMLRIYFLQHWFNLSDPGAEEALYESRSMCLFAGIDLGREPVPDETTILNFRHLL from the coding sequence ATGAAGCAGCAAACGTTTGCCGCGGGGGAATTTGAGCAATTTCGAAAACCAACCCGGCGAGAGAAGTTTCTCTCGGAGATGGATGCTGTGGTTCCATGGGATCAGCTTTGTGAGCTCATCGAACCCCACTACCCCAAAGCGGGAAACGGGCGCCCACCCATTGAACTGGAACGGATGTTGCGCATCTACTTCCTCCAACACTGGTTCAACTTGTCGGATCCAGGCGCCGAGGAAGCGTTGTATGAATCTCGCTCCATGTGTCTTTTCGCCGGCATTGACCTTGGGCGTGAGCCGGTTCCCGACGAGACGACGATTCTCAATTTTCGTCATCTGCTGGA